A section of the Solitalea canadensis DSM 3403 genome encodes:
- a CDS encoding SusC/RagA family TonB-linked outer membrane protein — MKQFLLKLMSLLLLLTTAAYAQDRTITGTVTSAEDNQPMPSVTVLIKGTNTATQTDIDGKYSIKANAGSTLVFSFVGYTAREVKLGSSATINIQLVTDSKQLGEVVVTALGIKREKKALGYSMQELKGDALTESRDPNMVNALSGKVAGLQIKQNGTGPTGSTRIVLRGNNSLGSNNQPLVVVDGVPIDNYSGNTADFWGNKSIDKGSGINDVASDDVESISVLKGPAAAALYGSRAGNGVIMITTKKGKKGFSASLSSSLTVDNPMQTPDFQNVYGQGTLGVFNANATGSWGPKMEGQQVTDYTGKSVPFSAGNNNLNDFIEKGNTWTNNFEMSTGNDNTTFRASLMRVDNKGIVPNSGFNKTSFTLRGTGKLNEKFSTDAKISYSNQKTENRIKVAGDPDNIFRNYLLMPRSVHFSDLRSTDGYAFPAGAQMDGVNVTGKPLSWTSNYAGLVRNPYWAAYNNTNNDRRNRFMGFLSFKYDLNSWLNVQVRQGMDMYNAQYNMRQATNTPYWETSGTYIVNDEKFYESNTDFLVSLNKNISPALGFVATAGGNTMYQRSNLMVGDANGLFIPNFFKLNNGLNQRVADTEARKRINSLYATASLSYNNYLYLDLSARNDWTSTLSPDNRSYFYPSVGASWVISEMLERKGSNLGPFSYAKVRASWAQVGNDALPYQLLNYMDIAVDRTTDPNGNIIPVINANASNTKALYDLKNETIESYEFGVELKALQNRVGLDISYYNKDSKNQILRVQSSGADGYEYEYMNAGLVNNKGIEAVLFANPVKSGKFNWDVSLNFAKNTNKIVELTDKSKVQFLNDNSTGGFLQIVAKEGGAYGDLYGRAYIRDAQNNIVVDETGLPTFTTEFVKLGNFNPQWMAGLNNNFNFGDVSLGFQVDMRYGGSVYMGSIRSGMTAGTLAGTLEGRDKMLVDGVTSTGAKNTVETTSQNYWNRLDGGAEPWIYDATNVRLREVTLGYRFPKGLMSKSPFASAKLSLVGRNLFMIYSKTKGFDPESGYSNGNAQGIEFGSMPTLRSLGFNLNVTF, encoded by the coding sequence ATGAAACAGTTTCTACTTAAACTCATGTCACTGCTGTTGTTATTAACAACCGCAGCGTATGCCCAAGACCGTACCATAACCGGTACGGTAACTTCGGCAGAAGACAATCAACCGATGCCCTCGGTTACCGTTTTAATTAAGGGCACCAACACTGCTACACAAACAGATATTGATGGAAAGTATTCTATCAAAGCAAATGCAGGCAGCACATTAGTATTCTCGTTTGTGGGTTATACTGCACGTGAAGTAAAATTAGGTTCATCAGCAACCATTAACATTCAACTAGTTACTGACTCTAAGCAATTAGGTGAGGTAGTAGTAACCGCTCTTGGTATTAAGAGAGAGAAAAAAGCTCTTGGATATTCTATGCAAGAATTGAAAGGAGATGCTTTAACTGAAAGCCGTGACCCAAATATGGTGAATGCTCTTTCTGGTAAAGTGGCCGGTTTGCAAATTAAACAAAACGGAACCGGACCAACTGGTTCTACTCGCATTGTTTTAAGAGGTAACAACTCTTTAGGAAGCAACAATCAACCATTAGTAGTTGTGGATGGAGTTCCAATTGATAACTACTCGGGTAATACTGCCGATTTCTGGGGTAACAAATCAATTGACAAAGGTTCTGGTATCAACGACGTTGCTTCTGATGATGTTGAATCAATTTCTGTATTGAAAGGCCCAGCTGCTGCAGCACTCTATGGATCAAGAGCTGGTAATGGTGTTATCATGATCACCACCAAAAAAGGTAAAAAAGGATTCTCTGCATCATTGAGCTCGTCTTTAACTGTAGATAACCCAATGCAAACTCCGGACTTCCAAAATGTATATGGGCAAGGTACTTTAGGTGTGTTTAATGCTAATGCAACTGGTAGCTGGGGCCCTAAAATGGAAGGTCAACAGGTTACTGATTATACTGGTAAAAGTGTTCCTTTCTCAGCCGGAAATAATAACTTAAATGACTTTATCGAAAAAGGTAATACCTGGACTAACAACTTTGAAATGAGCACAGGTAATGACAACACCACTTTCCGTGCTTCATTAATGAGAGTTGATAATAAGGGTATTGTTCCTAACAGTGGATTTAATAAAACTTCATTTACATTAAGAGGTACTGGTAAACTGAATGAGAAATTCTCAACAGATGCCAAAATCTCTTATTCTAATCAAAAAACTGAAAATCGTATTAAGGTTGCTGGTGACCCTGATAACATTTTCAGAAACTACCTTTTAATGCCTCGTTCAGTTCACTTCTCTGATTTGCGTTCAACCGATGGATATGCTTTCCCGGCGGGTGCTCAAATGGATGGCGTTAATGTTACTGGTAAACCATTATCATGGACCTCAAACTATGCTGGTTTAGTAAGAAATCCATACTGGGCTGCTTACAACAACACCAATAACGACCGTCGTAACCGTTTTATGGGTTTCTTGTCGTTTAAATATGACTTAAACAGTTGGTTAAACGTACAAGTTCGTCAAGGTATGGATATGTATAATGCGCAGTATAATATGCGTCAGGCTACAAACACTCCTTACTGGGAAACATCAGGTACTTATATCGTTAATGATGAGAAATTCTATGAATCAAACACTGATTTCTTAGTATCATTAAATAAAAACATTTCACCGGCATTAGGTTTTGTTGCAACTGCAGGTGGTAACACCATGTATCAAAGAAGTAACTTAATGGTTGGTGATGCAAACGGTTTATTTATCCCTAACTTCTTTAAGTTAAATAACGGTTTAAATCAAAGAGTAGCAGATACAGAAGCACGTAAACGTATCAATTCGTTATATGCAACTGCATCGTTGTCTTACAACAACTACTTATATCTAGATTTATCTGCAAGAAATGACTGGACTTCAACCTTAAGCCCTGATAACCGTTCTTATTTCTATCCATCGGTTGGTGCTAGCTGGGTAATCTCAGAAATGTTAGAGCGTAAAGGAAGCAATTTAGGTCCATTCTCATACGCTAAAGTTCGTGCTTCTTGGGCACAGGTTGGTAATGATGCATTACCTTACCAGTTGTTAAACTACATGGATATTGCAGTTGACAGAACAACCGATCCAAACGGTAACATTATCCCAGTAATCAATGCAAATGCTTCAAACACAAAAGCATTGTATGATTTGAAAAACGAAACAATCGAATCTTATGAGTTTGGTGTAGAGTTAAAGGCTCTTCAAAACCGTGTAGGATTAGATATATCTTATTATAACAAAGATTCAAAAAATCAGATTCTACGTGTACAAAGTTCAGGTGCAGATGGTTATGAGTATGAGTACATGAATGCAGGTTTGGTAAATAACAAAGGTATCGAAGCCGTATTATTTGCTAACCCTGTTAAGTCTGGTAAGTTCAACTGGGATGTAAGCTTAAATTTTGCTAAGAATACTAACAAAATTGTAGAGCTAACAGATAAAAGTAAAGTTCAATTCTTAAACGATAACAGTACCGGAGGTTTCCTTCAAATTGTAGCTAAAGAAGGTGGTGCTTATGGTGACTTATACGGTAGGGCTTATATCCGTGATGCACAAAATAACATTGTTGTTGACGAAACAGGCTTACCTACTTTCACTACTGAATTTGTTAAGTTAGGTAATTTCAATCCTCAGTGGATGGCAGGCTTAAATAACAACTTCAATTTTGGTGATGTAAGTTTAGGTTTCCAGGTTGATATGCGTTATGGAGGTAGTGTTTACATGGGTTCTATCAGAAGTGGTATGACTGCTGGTACATTGGCAGGAACTCTTGAGGGTCGTGATAAAATGCTTGTTGATGGTGTTACATCAACTGGAGCTAAAAACACGGTTGAAACAACATCTCAAAACTACTGGAACAGATTAGATGGTGGTGCTGAGCCTTGGATTTACGATGCAACAAACGTTCGTTTACGTGAAGTAACTCTTGGCTACCGTTTCCCGAAAGGATTAATGAGCAAATCTCCTTTTGCTTCTGCTAAATTAAGTCTTGTTGGACGTAACTTGTTCATGATTTATAGCAAAACTAAAGGTTTTGATCCTGAATCAGGATACTCAAATGGTAACGCTCAAGGTATTGAGTTTGGTAGCATGCCTACTTTACGTAGCCTAGGATTTAACCTTAACGTAACATTTTAA
- a CDS encoding SusD/RagB family nutrient-binding outer membrane lipoprotein, with amino-acid sequence MKNIYRKLFFIVASITVVTASCTSDFVDLNTDPTGASGQTVDPNLILSNAQVTYTGSTDFSYETWRANLIYCSMMTQQLASVNGYWVGDKTRRNDAYLSAYWEKSYSEQVKAVVDLLALTKDKPQYANLYQVARIMKVFTFHRITDLYGDVPYFQAGRGYYDQVLTPVYDKQQDIYMDMLKELDEASQALDASAGGAVVNDLVYQGNIDNWKKLANSLELRLAMRLVKVDAVNAKAYAAKAIGRGILDNENQDAIVFGDEAGDRLTKNRVSQVILQGYERTADRVSATFVNWLKSKGDPRLALFAENPATGSPATATSIGMPNGYDLGGVKSIETAPGYPGSLDGYVQPATKTLLFNSPTFFMTASEAQLLAADAVQRGYVSGDATTYFRKGVSLGIRAFVHYGIAVDLAAADTYANGLTLSNPEQDINEQIWATCGTTYNFYESYANWRRTGIPALTPTDYPTSVIGAAIPRRFTYPVAEQSVNGANYQAAVAALTGGDVLTSRVWWDK; translated from the coding sequence ATGAAAAATATATATAGAAAACTGTTCTTTATAGTCGCTTCCATTACTGTTGTAACGGCTAGTTGTACTAGTGATTTCGTAGATCTAAATACAGATCCAACAGGAGCGTCAGGGCAAACAGTTGATCCCAATCTGATACTTTCAAATGCTCAAGTAACTTATACTGGTTCAACCGACTTTTCTTATGAAACTTGGCGAGCCAATTTGATCTATTGCTCTATGATGACACAGCAACTTGCATCGGTAAATGGTTACTGGGTAGGAGATAAAACCAGAAGAAATGATGCTTATTTATCTGCCTATTGGGAAAAATCATATTCCGAACAAGTTAAAGCTGTAGTTGATTTATTAGCGTTAACTAAAGACAAACCTCAATATGCCAATTTGTATCAGGTCGCTCGCATAATGAAAGTTTTTACCTTTCATCGCATAACCGATTTATATGGAGATGTTCCATATTTTCAGGCGGGTCGTGGTTATTATGATCAGGTCTTAACACCTGTTTATGATAAGCAACAAGATATCTATATGGATATGCTGAAGGAACTTGATGAGGCCTCTCAGGCTTTGGATGCTTCTGCTGGAGGTGCTGTAGTCAATGATTTGGTGTATCAGGGCAATATTGATAACTGGAAAAAACTAGCTAATTCATTAGAGCTGCGTTTAGCAATGCGTTTGGTTAAAGTTGATGCTGTCAATGCTAAAGCATATGCCGCTAAAGCAATTGGAAGAGGAATTTTAGACAATGAGAACCAAGATGCTATTGTTTTTGGAGATGAAGCAGGTGATCGCTTAACAAAAAACAGGGTGTCGCAAGTAATATTGCAAGGGTATGAGCGCACCGCTGATCGGGTTTCTGCTACTTTTGTTAATTGGTTGAAATCTAAGGGTGATCCTCGTTTAGCTTTATTTGCCGAAAACCCAGCAACGGGAAGTCCTGCAACCGCAACCTCAATAGGTATGCCTAACGGTTACGACTTGGGTGGGGTTAAAAGTATTGAAACAGCCCCCGGCTATCCAGGATCACTAGATGGTTACGTTCAACCTGCCACTAAAACCTTATTATTTAACAGCCCAACCTTTTTTATGACGGCATCTGAAGCACAACTTTTAGCTGCAGATGCAGTTCAGCGTGGTTATGTTTCTGGTGATGCCACTACCTATTTCAGGAAAGGAGTGTCTTTGGGAATTCGCGCCTTTGTTCATTATGGCATTGCTGTTGACTTAGCCGCTGCTGATACTTATGCTAATGGTTTAACATTAAGTAATCCGGAACAAGATATTAATGAGCAAATTTGGGCTACTTGCGGAACAACCTATAACTTCTATGAATCATACGCCAACTGGAGAAGAACAGGTATTCCTGCATTAACGCCAACCGATTATCCAACATCAGTTATTGGTGCGGCTATTCCAAGACGCTTCACTTACCCTGTCGCTGAACAGTCTGTGAATGGTGCTAATTATCAGGCTGCGGTAGCGGCTTTAACAGGAGGAGATGTTCTTACGAGCAGGGTTTGGTGGGATAAATAA
- a CDS encoding SusC/RagA family TonB-linked outer membrane protein, with protein sequence MKKYLQVMLVVLLLVISATALAQQRTVTGTVISSDDKQPLPSVTVLIKGTNIATQTDLEGKYSIKTSDGATLVFSYVGYTTREVTLGSSNVIDVTLVTDSRMIGEVVVTALGIKKEARSVGYATGQVKGDELTQAREVNVANALAGKVAGVSVASPASGPGGAANVIIRGSSSLTGSSQPLYVLNGVPMNNSNSGSAIVTGAASSEGSAGQYGGADLGDGISNINPDDIESISVLKGAAAAALYGSRAGAGVIMITTKSGKAQKGIGVDFNSTYQIDEINDFTNYQYEYGSGHQGLKPTTIEEALNDGASSWGARLDGSNVIQLDGVSRPYVAQKNNIKDFYRTGGTFTNTIALTGGTETATFRFSASKMDNTGVIPNSYLDRWSFNLGSTAKLGKKITANVVVNYTVEDAKNRPNLSDAPGNSNFGIAFVANSIQASQVLAPGYHPDGSEIQFTGNTFTTNPYFAAEKFVNNTHRNRIIANASLRWNILDWLYIQGRVVQDAYNDRFTNVTPTGTAYREFGDMRDNSARFSELNADALVGISHTIAKDLTLDASVGANMMKRSNELTNLSGSTFSIPFLYTIPNTTSKTNAYFDFNSRINSVYATADLAYRSFLYLNLSLRNDWYSTLASPTSDKISYLYPAVSSSFVFSEFLKSNTLSYGKVRVGYAEVGGGGELPYQTTLTYNIAGTINGVPIGQIANGSIPNAGLKPRAIKEFEAGTEVKFFQNRLGIDLTYYNKQINDDIVPVTTSVSTGYPSAVLNVGKLKNTGWELMLTGTPIKNNDFTWNVSFNGSVNNSEVVSLASDLTSIQIGIGRTETAFIQQIVGKEASQVMAFDYSRDESGNILRDANGVPLRGNLIAYGSGNYKYNTGLSNEFYYKRFNLSFLIDGKWGAKIFSGTNAYATGAGLTQATLIDRDKSGFDAQSYYANFGSNVSGQFVEDASFIKLRQVILGYDFPLSMFNNKIQGLKISFVARNLAVLMKHTSNIDPESNYNNSAAQGLELAGVPSTRSFGLNLNFKF encoded by the coding sequence ATGAAAAAGTATCTACAAGTAATGCTTGTAGTGCTGCTGCTTGTAATTTCTGCAACAGCACTCGCACAACAACGTACCGTAACCGGTACTGTAATCTCTTCTGATGATAAGCAGCCATTGCCATCAGTTACTGTGCTAATAAAAGGGACGAATATCGCCACCCAAACCGATTTGGAGGGCAAGTACAGTATCAAAACATCAGATGGAGCAACCCTGGTTTTTTCTTATGTAGGTTATACCACCCGTGAGGTAACATTAGGTTCATCTAATGTGATCGACGTTACGTTAGTAACCGATAGCCGTATGATCGGAGAGGTCGTAGTTACCGCTTTGGGTATAAAAAAAGAAGCCCGAAGCGTTGGTTATGCTACTGGTCAGGTAAAAGGGGATGAATTGACACAAGCCCGTGAGGTTAATGTTGCAAATGCACTAGCAGGAAAAGTGGCTGGTGTTAGTGTGGCGAGTCCGGCTTCAGGCCCCGGGGGGGCCGCCAACGTAATTATCAGAGGATCTTCTTCATTAACAGGTTCATCACAGCCATTGTATGTTTTGAATGGAGTTCCAATGAATAATAGCAATTCAGGTAGTGCAATAGTAACAGGAGCTGCCAGCTCTGAAGGTTCTGCGGGACAATATGGTGGTGCCGACTTAGGTGATGGTATTTCAAATATTAATCCAGATGATATTGAATCTATTAGTGTACTTAAAGGAGCTGCAGCTGCTGCATTGTATGGATCAAGAGCAGGCGCTGGAGTAATTATGATCACTACAAAAAGTGGTAAAGCTCAAAAGGGTATTGGGGTTGATTTCAACTCAACTTACCAAATTGATGAAATCAATGATTTTACCAATTATCAATACGAATATGGTTCAGGCCATCAAGGCTTAAAGCCAACGACTATTGAAGAAGCACTTAATGATGGAGCTTCAAGTTGGGGAGCCCGACTTGATGGTTCAAATGTAATTCAATTAGATGGTGTGTCAAGACCTTATGTAGCTCAAAAAAATAATATAAAAGACTTTTATAGGACAGGCGGAACATTTACCAACACCATCGCTTTAACAGGAGGAACTGAAACAGCTACGTTCCGGTTTTCAGCAAGTAAAATGGATAATACTGGGGTTATTCCTAATTCATATTTAGACAGATGGAGCTTTAACCTTGGATCAACAGCTAAACTTGGCAAAAAAATAACAGCCAATGTAGTAGTAAATTATACAGTTGAAGACGCTAAAAACAGGCCAAACTTGTCTGATGCGCCGGGTAACTCTAACTTCGGTATTGCCTTTGTTGCTAACAGTATTCAAGCAAGTCAAGTGCTGGCGCCAGGCTACCATCCAGACGGCAGTGAAATTCAGTTTACCGGAAATACGTTTACTACCAATCCTTATTTTGCTGCTGAAAAATTTGTCAATAATACACATCGTAATCGCATTATTGCTAATGCAAGTTTACGGTGGAATATATTAGATTGGCTGTATATTCAAGGCCGCGTGGTTCAGGATGCATATAATGACCGATTTACTAATGTAACCCCAACTGGTACCGCTTACCGTGAATTTGGTGACATGAGAGATAACAGTGCGCGGTTCTCAGAGTTAAATGCAGATGCATTAGTAGGTATAAGTCACACAATAGCGAAAGATCTTACATTAGACGCTTCTGTTGGCGCAAACATGATGAAGCGCAGTAATGAACTAACCAATCTTTCCGGGTCAACTTTTTCAATTCCTTTCTTATATACTATTCCTAATACAACCAGTAAAACCAACGCTTACTTTGATTTTAACTCACGAATTAATTCAGTTTATGCTACAGCTGATTTGGCATACAGAAGCTTCCTTTACCTAAACCTTTCATTACGTAATGATTGGTATTCAACATTAGCTTCTCCAACATCAGATAAGATATCTTACTTATACCCTGCGGTAAGTAGCTCATTCGTTTTCTCAGAGTTCCTGAAATCAAATACACTTAGTTATGGTAAAGTGAGGGTAGGTTATGCTGAAGTTGGAGGTGGTGGAGAACTGCCTTATCAAACAACACTTACCTATAACATTGCCGGTACTATTAATGGAGTTCCGATCGGGCAAATAGCTAACGGTTCAATTCCAAATGCAGGGTTGAAACCAAGAGCGATCAAGGAATTTGAAGCAGGTACTGAAGTTAAATTCTTCCAAAATCGTTTGGGAATCGACCTTACTTATTATAACAAACAGATCAATGATGACATTGTGCCTGTTACTACTTCAGTTTCTACAGGTTATCCTTCAGCTGTATTAAATGTTGGTAAATTGAAGAATACCGGATGGGAATTAATGTTAACCGGAACACCAATTAAAAATAATGATTTCACCTGGAATGTTTCCTTTAACGGATCAGTGAATAATAGTGAAGTAGTAAGCCTTGCTAGTGATTTAACGAGTATACAAATAGGTATTGGACGTACTGAAACTGCTTTTATTCAACAAATAGTTGGTAAGGAAGCTTCACAGGTTATGGCTTTTGATTATAGCAGAGACGAAAGTGGAAATATTTTGAGAGATGCTAATGGCGTGCCTTTGCGTGGAAATTTAATTGCTTACGGTTCGGGTAATTATAAATATAATACCGGTTTAAGCAATGAGTTCTATTATAAACGATTCAATTTATCATTCTTGATAGATGGTAAATGGGGTGCTAAGATCTTTTCAGGTACCAATGCTTATGCAACAGGAGCTGGCTTAACCCAGGCAACACTAATTGACAGGGATAAATCGGGTTTTGATGCTCAAAGTTATTATGCCAATTTCGGTTCCAATGTATCCGGACAATTTGTGGAGGATGCAAGTTTTATAAAATTACGTCAGGTAATTCTTGGTTATGACTTCCCTCTTTCAATGTTCAATAATAAGATTCAAGGGTTAAAGATCAGTTTCGTTGCACGTAACCTTGCGGTATTAATGAAACATACCTCCAATATTGATCCTGAATCAAACTATAACAATTCGGCTGCACAAGGATTGGAACTGGCAGGAGTTCCATCAACCAGAAGTTTTGGTTTAAACTTAAACTTCAAATTCTAG
- a CDS encoding PadR family transcriptional regulator: MIIENTQTQMRKGILEYCILSIISRGEIYASDIMEELRNARLLVVEGTLYPLLTRLKNNGLLVYNWVESASGPPRKYYKLSEDGQKVLDQLDVTWQELVYAVTTTTSKNGMVNQPHNNQETGETN; encoded by the coding sequence ATGATAATCGAAAACACGCAAACCCAAATGAGGAAAGGAATACTTGAGTATTGTATTCTTTCAATTATTTCCCGAGGGGAAATATATGCCTCTGATATTATGGAGGAGTTGCGTAATGCCCGTCTGCTAGTTGTGGAGGGCACGCTCTACCCTCTGCTAACGAGATTGAAAAACAATGGCCTGTTAGTTTATAACTGGGTGGAGTCAGCATCAGGTCCTCCAAGAAAGTATTATAAATTATCCGAAGATGGTCAGAAGGTTTTAGATCAGTTAGATGTAACATGGCAAGAACTGGTTTATGCAGTAACAACCACCACATCAAAAAACGGAATGGTAAATCAACCCCACAACAACCAAGAAACAGGAGAAACAAACTAA
- a CDS encoding PspC domain-containing protein: MNKTIIINISGIIFHIEEDAYEILKSYINDVKRHFASSSDSFEIITDIENRIAELCNEKLKSENKQVIVLADVEEVIAKMGKVSDFDIDEEPASSSAFTDAGINDAFSTKVKRRLFRDSDNQIVGGVCAGVANYLETDPTWIRLIWALLTLTWGFGLVIYFILWLAVPEAKTVADKMAMKGEAATLASIKKAASDKLNEVQNNSGVKNFLNRFFEVFGGILKWGLKAFVVLIGIVVIGSAILALFAIVTGSAAVLFAEAFGLENIPPLRFIEPTFRLPLLLSIFFLVLIPAIFIIWLGAKIIFNRSFLNKTAGFTMLAVWVIALLVFGVYAGKSAAGFKEEASIRQTIDLAPVKNNVWYLYADDKKWLTGSDSIRFNITLKSGKSISHYSDDFDLDEVNLRVEKSPDNKPHLVKVYKSKGKNFDNAISNAQNILYNYLQKDSSITFNRHYELKNEGLWRVQEVELILQLPVGQKIVVEKHMNSILRDPYFYECNEDRDEDQMTTQSWIVTETGIKCSNGYDPTAFKRSEDLDDFIKRIARNAIDERLKQKSVSGTITIDSNDQDINEEYNGDYTIRTQVTIKDGNNTVSEPYEIIIRKRKDAKDPYSKDTWKVEKYKKSNGEDF; the protein is encoded by the coding sequence ATGAACAAGACGATAATTATAAATATAAGTGGCATTATCTTTCACATAGAGGAGGATGCTTACGAAATACTCAAATCCTACATCAATGATGTTAAAAGGCACTTTGCCTCATCATCTGATAGCTTCGAGATCATAACCGATATAGAAAATCGTATCGCTGAGCTTTGCAATGAAAAGCTGAAAAGTGAAAATAAACAGGTTATCGTGTTAGCGGATGTTGAAGAGGTTATCGCTAAAATGGGCAAAGTTTCTGACTTTGATATTGATGAAGAACCTGCTAGCTCTTCAGCATTTACTGATGCTGGTATCAATGATGCTTTTTCAACCAAAGTTAAACGTCGCTTATTCCGCGACTCAGACAATCAAATTGTAGGGGGTGTTTGCGCCGGTGTTGCCAACTACCTCGAAACGGATCCAACCTGGATTCGTTTAATTTGGGCCTTATTAACTTTAACATGGGGATTCGGCTTGGTAATTTACTTTATCTTATGGCTGGCTGTTCCTGAAGCTAAAACGGTTGCCGATAAAATGGCAATGAAAGGTGAAGCTGCTACCTTGGCTTCCATTAAAAAAGCTGCCAGCGACAAGCTGAATGAGGTTCAGAACAACTCTGGTGTAAAAAACTTTCTAAACCGTTTTTTCGAAGTTTTTGGAGGTATTCTTAAATGGGGACTCAAGGCATTTGTCGTTCTTATTGGGATAGTCGTAATTGGTTCTGCAATATTAGCGCTATTTGCCATTGTTACCGGATCTGCGGCTGTACTTTTTGCTGAAGCATTCGGACTGGAGAATATTCCTCCATTACGCTTTATCGAGCCTACCTTCAGATTGCCTTTATTACTTTCTATTTTCTTTTTAGTGTTGATCCCGGCAATCTTTATAATCTGGCTTGGTGCTAAAATCATTTTTAACAGAAGCTTCCTGAATAAAACTGCAGGTTTTACAATGCTTGCTGTGTGGGTAATAGCACTACTTGTATTTGGCGTGTACGCTGGTAAATCAGCAGCAGGATTTAAGGAAGAGGCTTCTATCCGTCAGACCATTGATTTAGCCCCGGTAAAAAACAACGTGTGGTACTTATACGCTGACGATAAGAAATGGTTAACGGGCTCGGATAGCATTCGCTTTAATATCACCTTAAAAAGCGGAAAAAGCATTTCTCATTATAGTGATGATTTCGACTTAGACGAAGTAAATCTTCGCGTCGAGAAAAGTCCTGACAATAAACCTCATCTTGTTAAAGTCTATAAATCTAAAGGGAAGAACTTTGATAACGCTATAAGCAATGCACAAAATATCTTGTATAACTATCTGCAAAAAGATTCTTCAATAACTTTTAATCGTCATTACGAGTTAAAGAATGAAGGATTGTGGAGAGTTCAGGAAGTAGAACTTATTCTTCAATTACCTGTAGGACAAAAGATCGTTGTAGAAAAGCATATGAACTCTATCTTACGCGATCCATACTTCTACGAATGTAACGAAGACAGAGATGAAGATCAAATGACTACTCAATCATGGATTGTTACCGAAACAGGTATTAAATGTTCAAATGGTTATGACCCAACGGCATTTAAACGTTCTGAAGATCTTGATGACTTTATCAAGCGTATTGCCAGAAATGCAATTGACGAACGTCTTAAACAAAAATCAGTGAGTGGCACCATCACAATAGATAGTAACGACCAGGATATTAACGAAGAGTATAATGGTGATTATACAATAAGAACCCAGGTTACGATTAAAGATGGAAACAATACTGTTTCTGAGCCTTATGAGATCATCATCCGTAAACGAAAAGATGCAAAAGATCCATATAGTAAGGACACCTGGAAAGTTGAAAAATATAAAAAATCAAATGGTGAAGATTTTTAA